Proteins encoded within one genomic window of Gallus gallus isolate bGalGal1 chromosome 1, bGalGal1.mat.broiler.GRCg7b, whole genome shotgun sequence:
- the ARL11 gene encoding ADP-ribosylation factor-like protein 11 isoform X1 produces the protein MEEQILSGVSMGKLFSKGWRKRDARVVMLGLDLAGKSTILYQLKGSQAMETCPTVGFNVEAMRTPCGMSFNLWDVGGQPSLRASWHHYLEDTNILVFVLDSADTARLPEALAVLEETLGHPGLAEVPVLLLANKQELPGAMAPAELGQQLCRGRLAGHPWVLRGCSAHTGQGLQDILRVLGELLRGLRQGSLIPEQPLS, from the exons ATGGAGGAGCAAATACTAAG CGGTGTCTCAATGGGGAAGCTGTTCTCCAAAGGCTGGCGCAAAAGAGACGCGCGTGTGGTCATGCTGGGCCTCGACCTCGCTGGGAAATCCACCATCCTCTACCAGCTGAAGGGCAGCCAGGCTATGGAGACGTGCCCAACGGTGGGCTTCAACGTGGAGGCCATGCGGACGCCCTGTGGCATGTCCTTCAACCTCTGGGATGTTGGGGGACAGCCCAGCCTCCGGGCCAGCTGGCACCACTACCTGGAGGACACCAACATCCTGGTCTTCGTGCTAGACAGCGCAGACACGGCTCGGCTGCCTGAAGCATTGGCGGTGCTGGAGGAGACCCTGGGCCACCCTGGGCTGGCTGAGGTCCCCGTCCTCCTCCTGGCCAACAAGCAGGAGCTGCCAGGGGCCATGGCTCCTGCCGAGCTGGGGCAGCAACTGTGCAGGGGACGGCTGGcagggcacccatgggtgctgcgGGGCTGCAGCGCCCACACTGGGCAGGGCTTACAGGATATCCTGAGGGTTCTGGGGGAGTTGCTCCGGGGCCTGAGGCAGGGATCCCTGATCCCAGAGCAGCCCCTCAGCTGA
- the ARL11 gene encoding ADP-ribosylation factor-like protein 11 isoform X2: protein MGKLFSKGWRKRDARVVMLGLDLAGKSTILYQLKGSQAMETCPTVGFNVEAMRTPCGMSFNLWDVGGQPSLRASWHHYLEDTNILVFVLDSADTARLPEALAVLEETLGHPGLAEVPVLLLANKQELPGAMAPAELGQQLCRGRLAGHPWVLRGCSAHTGQGLQDILRVLGELLRGLRQGSLIPEQPLS from the coding sequence ATGGGGAAGCTGTTCTCCAAAGGCTGGCGCAAAAGAGACGCGCGTGTGGTCATGCTGGGCCTCGACCTCGCTGGGAAATCCACCATCCTCTACCAGCTGAAGGGCAGCCAGGCTATGGAGACGTGCCCAACGGTGGGCTTCAACGTGGAGGCCATGCGGACGCCCTGTGGCATGTCCTTCAACCTCTGGGATGTTGGGGGACAGCCCAGCCTCCGGGCCAGCTGGCACCACTACCTGGAGGACACCAACATCCTGGTCTTCGTGCTAGACAGCGCAGACACGGCTCGGCTGCCTGAAGCATTGGCGGTGCTGGAGGAGACCCTGGGCCACCCTGGGCTGGCTGAGGTCCCCGTCCTCCTCCTGGCCAACAAGCAGGAGCTGCCAGGGGCCATGGCTCCTGCCGAGCTGGGGCAGCAACTGTGCAGGGGACGGCTGGcagggcacccatgggtgctgcgGGGCTGCAGCGCCCACACTGGGCAGGGCTTACAGGATATCCTGAGGGTTCTGGGGGAGTTGCTCCGGGGCCTGAGGCAGGGATCCCTGATCCCAGAGCAGCCCCTCAGCTGA